From a region of the Alnus glutinosa chromosome 1, dhAlnGlut1.1, whole genome shotgun sequence genome:
- the LOC133878220 gene encoding uncharacterized protein LOC133878220 isoform X2, which translates to MVGVAPDDRSRRRLPVWMLGVAAADETRNSDDVVERAVTKGPEKGVPLQEMDTSHFPVKCETKRKRKSSNRDANCEGMITETVSGKKKYNGHGRKVEESAASKRRKAKGSDFDDNDVELTIEDLMAIAEEYVKVEKNTEQQASNRECGSERQVLMTASSSRNSSEEIAIIDRTTVDPAQDMLDLFLGPLLKKPVVEEKKSFVKDIAFAYEFERQTQNNVVGEEIEPLMKKKSSLKDKVAMFLD; encoded by the exons ATGGTTGGGGTTGCTCCTGATGATAGAAGTCGAAGGCGTCTACCAGTGTGGATGCTGGGTGTAGCTGCTGCTGATGAGACGAGAAATTCTGATGATGTAGTTGAAAGAGCTGTGACCAAAGGGCCTGAAAAAGGGGTTCCGCTTCAAGAAATGGACACTTCACATTTTCCTGTAAAATgtgaaacaaagagaaaaagaaaatcaagtaaTCGAGATGCAAACTGTGAGGGCATGATCACTGAAACCGTTTCAGGGAAGAAAAAGTATAATGGGCACGGGAGAAAAGTTGAGGAATCTGCTGCAAGTAAAAGACGAAAAGCAAAGGGTTCTGACTTTGATGATAATGATGTGGAGCTGACAATAGAAGATCTGATGGCCATTGCTGAAGAg TATGTCAAAGTGGAGAAGAATACGGAGCAACAAGCTTCAAATAGAGAATGTGGATCAGAAAGGCAAGTTCTAATGACAGCCTCTTCCAGCAGGAACTCAAG TGAAGAAATTGCCATCATTGACAGGACAACAGTGGACCCTGCTCAAGACATGTTGGATCTGTTTTTGGGTCCCTTGCTTAAGAAACCCGTCGTGGAGGAGAAGAAATCTTTTGTGAAGGATATTGCATttgcctatgagtttgaaagGCAAACTCAGAATAATGTTGTTGGAGAAGAAATAGAGCCCCTGATGAAAAAGAAGAGCAGTCTCAAGGATAAGGTGGCAATGTTTCTTGACTGA
- the LOC133878220 gene encoding uncharacterized protein LOC133878220 isoform X1, whose protein sequence is MVGVAPDDRSRRRLPVWMLGVAAADETRNSDDVVERAVTKGPEKGVPLQEMDTSHFPVKCETKRKRKSSNRDANCEGMITETVSGKKKYNGHGRKVEESAASKRRKAKGSDFDDNDVELTIEDLMAIAEEYVKVEKNTEQQASNRECGSERQVLMTASSSRNSRCLLDVPNSNQSSSAHELTASYTSSVTLASEEIAIIDRTTVDPAQDMLDLFLGPLLKKPVVEEKKSFVKDIAFAYEFERQTQNNVVGEEIEPLMKKKSSLKDKVAMFLD, encoded by the exons ATGGTTGGGGTTGCTCCTGATGATAGAAGTCGAAGGCGTCTACCAGTGTGGATGCTGGGTGTAGCTGCTGCTGATGAGACGAGAAATTCTGATGATGTAGTTGAAAGAGCTGTGACCAAAGGGCCTGAAAAAGGGGTTCCGCTTCAAGAAATGGACACTTCACATTTTCCTGTAAAATgtgaaacaaagagaaaaagaaaatcaagtaaTCGAGATGCAAACTGTGAGGGCATGATCACTGAAACCGTTTCAGGGAAGAAAAAGTATAATGGGCACGGGAGAAAAGTTGAGGAATCTGCTGCAAGTAAAAGACGAAAAGCAAAGGGTTCTGACTTTGATGATAATGATGTGGAGCTGACAATAGAAGATCTGATGGCCATTGCTGAAGAg TATGTCAAAGTGGAGAAGAATACGGAGCAACAAGCTTCAAATAGAGAATGTGGATCAGAAAGGCAAGTTCTAATGACAGCCTCTTCCAGCAGGAACTCAAGGTGTTTGCTTGATGTCCCCAACAGTAATCAAAGTTCATCTGCTCATGAATTGACAGCTTCTTATACTTCCTCTGTGACTTTGGCCAGTGAAGAAATTGCCATCATTGACAGGACAACAGTGGACCCTGCTCAAGACATGTTGGATCTGTTTTTGGGTCCCTTGCTTAAGAAACCCGTCGTGGAGGAGAAGAAATCTTTTGTGAAGGATATTGCATttgcctatgagtttgaaagGCAAACTCAGAATAATGTTGTTGGAGAAGAAATAGAGCCCCTGATGAAAAAGAAGAGCAGTCTCAAGGATAAGGTGGCAATGTTTCTTGACTGA